One segment of Radiobacillus kanasensis DNA contains the following:
- the ligA gene encoding NAD-dependent DNA ligase LigA: MNVELAKEKLAALRDELNQYNYEYHVLDRPSVSDYEYDVKMRELKDIEAQFPELITADSPSQRVGGEPLESFQKVNHAIPMLSLGNAFNEQDLRDFDRRVRDGIGEEPTYVCELKIDGLAVSLLYENGQFVRGATRGDGTTGEEITNNLKTIRSIPLKLSNEETMEVRGEAFMPHKSFVKLNEVKEENGEEPFANPRNAAAGSLRQLDPKIAAKRNLDIFLYSVGLWEEGQLESHSERLEYLKEIGFKTNPEWRKCTNIDEVIQFVEGWMEKRPQLSYEIDGIVIKVDRLDHQEQLGFTAKSPRWAIAYKFPAEEVVTKLKEIELSVGRTGVITPTAILEPVKVAGTTVQRASLHNEDLIREKDIRINDTVVIKKAGDIIPEVVRVITDQRTGQEDPFYMPTECPACGSELIRLEEEVALRCINPNCPAQLKEGLIHFVSRNAMNIDGLGEKVVEQLFEEKLIHTIADLYKLQRDDLLKLERMGEKSVDNLLNAIESSKQNSLERLLFGLGIRYVGSKAAKTLAEYFEQMEQLMKATAADLVAINEIGDKMAESIERYFSEEKVQNLIKELYTLGLNMEYKGPKRSEQAADSVFSGKTIVLTGKLETFGRTEAKERIEALGGKITGSVSKKTDLLIAGEDAGSKYDKAKDLGIEIWDEQQLIQALEG, translated from the coding sequence ATGAATGTGGAACTAGCCAAAGAAAAATTAGCTGCTCTAAGAGATGAGCTTAACCAATACAATTATGAATATCACGTTTTAGATCGTCCTTCCGTTTCAGATTATGAGTATGACGTGAAGATGCGTGAGCTCAAGGATATAGAAGCACAGTTTCCTGAGCTGATTACAGCAGATTCTCCCTCACAACGAGTAGGGGGAGAACCGCTGGAATCATTCCAAAAGGTGAACCATGCGATTCCGATGCTTAGTTTAGGCAATGCCTTTAACGAGCAAGACTTACGTGACTTTGACCGACGTGTACGAGATGGAATCGGGGAAGAACCAACCTACGTATGTGAACTAAAAATTGATGGATTAGCCGTTTCTCTATTATATGAAAATGGCCAGTTTGTTCGGGGAGCCACACGTGGGGATGGTACAACGGGCGAGGAGATTACGAATAACTTGAAAACGATTCGTAGTATTCCGTTAAAGCTATCGAACGAAGAAACGATGGAAGTACGAGGAGAAGCATTTATGCCTCATAAGTCGTTCGTGAAATTAAATGAAGTAAAGGAAGAGAACGGGGAAGAACCATTTGCCAATCCTCGGAATGCAGCAGCAGGATCATTAAGACAGCTCGATCCTAAAATTGCCGCAAAACGAAATCTAGACATCTTTTTATACAGTGTTGGTTTATGGGAAGAGGGTCAATTAGAATCTCATAGTGAGCGATTGGAATACTTGAAAGAAATAGGCTTTAAAACGAATCCAGAGTGGAGAAAGTGTACGAATATAGACGAGGTCATTCAGTTTGTGGAAGGTTGGATGGAAAAGAGGCCACAGCTTAGCTATGAAATTGATGGAATTGTCATCAAGGTGGATCGTCTGGACCACCAAGAGCAATTAGGGTTCACGGCAAAAAGTCCGCGTTGGGCCATCGCTTATAAGTTTCCAGCAGAAGAAGTGGTGACAAAGCTGAAGGAGATTGAACTAAGTGTCGGTCGCACAGGAGTTATTACACCAACGGCAATTCTAGAACCAGTGAAGGTTGCTGGAACAACCGTGCAACGTGCATCTCTACATAATGAAGACTTAATCCGTGAAAAAGACATCCGTATAAACGATACAGTCGTCATTAAAAAAGCGGGCGATATTATACCAGAAGTTGTTCGAGTAATTACGGATCAACGGACTGGACAAGAGGACCCTTTTTACATGCCAACAGAATGTCCCGCTTGTGGAAGTGAGCTCATTCGTCTAGAGGAAGAAGTGGCACTCCGTTGTATTAATCCAAATTGTCCAGCACAACTAAAAGAAGGGTTAATCCACTTTGTTTCCCGGAATGCCATGAATATTGATGGATTGGGAGAAAAAGTGGTGGAACAACTTTTTGAAGAAAAGCTAATCCATACGATTGCCGATCTTTATAAGCTGCAACGAGACGATTTGTTGAAGCTAGAACGAATGGGAGAGAAATCCGTCGACAACCTTCTTAACGCGATTGAATCGTCCAAGCAAAATTCGTTGGAAAGATTATTGTTCGGATTAGGTATTCGTTACGTAGGCTCAAAAGCTGCAAAGACGTTAGCCGAGTATTTTGAACAGATGGAACAGCTAATGAAGGCTACAGCTGCTGATTTAGTAGCCATTAATGAAATCGGCGATAAAATGGCGGAGTCCATTGAACGTTATTTTTCAGAAGAAAAAGTACAAAATCTAATCAAGGAGCTCTATACACTAGGTCTAAACATGGAATATAAAGGGCCTAAACGTTCCGAACAAGCGGCAGATTCCGTATTCTCTGGAAAAACGATTGTTTTAACAGGAAAGCTAGAAACATTCGGTCGTACGGAAGCGAAGGAACGAATTGAGGCACTAGGTGGAAAAATAACCGGAAGTGTTAGTAAGAAAACAGATCTTCTTATCGCTGGTGAAGATGCGGGGTCGAAGTATGATAAAGCGAAGGATTTAGGAATTGAGATTTGGGACGAACAACAGCTTATCCAAGCATTAGAAGGTTAG
- a CDS encoding CamS family sex pheromone protein has protein sequence MEKLRKKLILMLVGLLLLTSCAPSFDNSEEDIVEENQDQTNQETAIIPSYSLSEENYRVILPYKLGKARGVIVNQVFNRLDIDELEEGLKRHSKDVFEPDKYFFQEGQYLTEDIVYEWLGSAKPDEEGNQGLNPPLAENATKKQHQENPRYLSHILEQDYLMKTGEDRVVLGGVSIGLAMKSVYRFQTEIGGPYFFEKISKQEMLSKGQELAQKIVERMRKMEGLSKVPIMVSLYREEAQDSMVPGNFVAKTVVEEGSSSVGDWEEINEKHVLFPSDEASENYKEDANNLSFFEQDIAEYFPNYTSVIGKGFYVNDELQKLTIEIPIQFNGKAEVVGFSQYVYGLVVEGFQPHYDLEINITSGDQQESLITREAGEEEPQVHIYH, from the coding sequence GTGGAAAAATTGAGAAAGAAGCTAATACTAATGTTGGTTGGACTTCTTCTTTTAACGAGCTGTGCACCATCCTTTGATAATTCAGAAGAAGATATTGTAGAAGAAAATCAAGATCAAACCAATCAAGAGACGGCGATAATCCCTAGCTACAGCTTATCGGAAGAAAACTACCGTGTGATTCTACCATACAAACTTGGAAAAGCAAGAGGGGTTATTGTAAATCAGGTGTTCAACAGGTTGGATATAGATGAACTAGAGGAAGGGTTAAAACGTCATTCTAAAGATGTCTTTGAACCAGACAAATATTTCTTTCAAGAAGGACAATACTTAACAGAAGATATTGTTTATGAATGGCTAGGCTCTGCAAAACCTGATGAAGAAGGAAATCAAGGGTTAAATCCACCATTAGCAGAAAATGCAACGAAGAAACAACATCAGGAGAACCCGAGATACCTGTCCCACATTTTGGAGCAGGATTACTTAATGAAGACCGGTGAGGATCGTGTTGTGTTAGGTGGTGTATCCATCGGACTTGCCATGAAGTCTGTGTATCGATTCCAGACAGAAATCGGTGGGCCCTACTTTTTCGAAAAGATATCCAAACAAGAAATGCTAAGTAAAGGCCAGGAGCTAGCTCAGAAAATCGTGGAGCGGATGAGAAAAATGGAAGGCTTGTCAAAGGTACCTATCATGGTTTCCTTGTACCGTGAAGAAGCACAAGACTCCATGGTGCCAGGGAACTTTGTAGCAAAAACGGTTGTGGAAGAAGGGAGTTCATCTGTAGGAGATTGGGAAGAAATAAACGAAAAGCATGTATTATTCCCATCTGATGAAGCGTCTGAAAACTACAAAGAGGATGCGAACAACCTGTCCTTCTTTGAACAAGATATTGCGGAATACTTCCCGAATTATACAAGCGTGATTGGAAAAGGATTCTATGTGAATGATGAGTTACAGAAACTAACGATTGAGATTCCAATCCAGTTTAATGGGAAAGCAGAAGTAGTTGGTTTTTCGCAATACGTGTATGGTTTGGTAGTGGAAGGGTTTCAGCCACACTATGACCTAGAAATAAACATTACATCAGGAGATCAGCAAGAAAGTCTCATAACGAGAGAAGCTGGTGAAGAGGAGCCGCAGGTTCATATTTACCATTAG
- a CDS encoding helix-turn-helix domain-containing protein — protein sequence MEIGPFIKLHRIKQNMTQEDLADGIVSESYLSKIENQKTTASPDVINLLCSRLGIQLNKEDELNLNGQCQEWFDMLFEVNSKEQITEKYEELKVLVESHLSDMQVLFEIHKIRYFLILGQKQNALQQINNLKDLSETFNSVQQYYWLKFNGNYNSVIGDQHSALRFYQLAEEKYGHSDISESEFADLRYTMSVTHSKLRNTLEVIDYAKKALEDFSKQYNFRRCAQCHLLLGISYRRIKIYDKAEKNYNLAQHLAKLNNDQQTIAITHQNLGYLHSTKGESEKAIFFFKKVVEDGHSDTVVLIKGMASIVKEYYNLQKYDEAMEMVNAGLHTLEQLEWIENYQLYFYELKTYHAVLTHNKEKFESVVIKEFLPYLKKQKHYAELVSYATMAGKHYEDLLKYKSASEYYKLAISTYEELIKI from the coding sequence ATGGAAATTGGTCCTTTTATAAAACTACATAGAATTAAACAAAACATGACGCAAGAGGACTTGGCAGACGGTATCGTATCCGAATCCTATCTTTCCAAAATTGAAAATCAAAAAACAACAGCAAGTCCAGATGTAATTAATCTACTTTGTTCCAGACTTGGCATTCAACTTAACAAAGAAGATGAATTAAACCTAAACGGGCAGTGCCAAGAATGGTTCGACATGCTTTTTGAGGTGAACAGCAAAGAACAGATCACTGAAAAGTATGAAGAACTGAAAGTCCTCGTAGAATCTCATTTATCTGATATGCAAGTATTGTTTGAGATTCATAAGATTAGGTATTTTTTGATCCTAGGTCAGAAACAAAACGCACTACAGCAAATTAATAATCTAAAAGATTTATCAGAAACATTTAATAGCGTTCAACAGTATTATTGGCTAAAGTTTAATGGGAACTATAATTCAGTAATTGGTGACCAACATTCCGCTTTAAGGTTTTATCAGTTGGCCGAGGAAAAGTATGGTCATAGTGATATATCTGAATCTGAGTTTGCAGATTTAAGATATACGATGTCAGTTACTCACAGTAAACTAAGAAACACATTGGAAGTTATTGACTATGCTAAAAAAGCATTAGAAGACTTTAGTAAACAATACAATTTTCGAAGATGTGCTCAATGCCACTTGTTATTAGGAATCTCATATCGAAGAATTAAAATTTATGATAAAGCCGAGAAAAATTATAACCTTGCGCAGCACTTAGCAAAACTAAACAATGACCAACAAACCATTGCTATTACTCATCAAAATCTCGGGTATTTACATTCGACTAAAGGTGAATCAGAGAAAGCTATCTTTTTCTTTAAAAAAGTAGTAGAGGATGGTCATAGTGATACTGTTGTACTTATTAAAGGGATGGCTTCCATTGTAAAAGAATACTATAATTTGCAAAAGTATGACGAAGCGATGGAAATGGTCAACGCAGGGCTCCATACATTAGAACAGTTAGAGTGGATTGAGAATTATCAGCTTTATTTCTATGAGCTTAAAACCTACCATGCAGTTTTGACTCACAACAAAGAAAAATTTGAGTCCGTAGTCATAAAAGAATTTCTACCTTATTTAAAAAAACAGAAACACTATGCTGAGCTAGTATCTTATGCAACCATGGCAGGCAAGCATTATGAAGACTTATTAAAATATAAAAGTGCTTCAGAATACTATAAACTTGCCATTTCAACCTATGAAGAATTAATTAAAATTTAA
- the putP gene encoding sodium/proline symporter PutP yields the protein MTGATLITFIVYLIGMLLIGVVSYRLTSNLSDYVLGGRRLGPGVAALSAGASDMSGWLLLGLPGAVYAAGMSEAWMAIGLSIGAYLNWQFVARPLRVYTEVSNNSITIPDFLENRFRDKSHILRVISALVILLFFTFYTSSGMVGGAKLFEASFGLSYNQALWIGAIVIVSYTFLGGFLAVSWTDFIQGILMFLALIVVPIRAIFVIGGWDATVQAVGNIDPSHLNMVAGVGGLAIVSSMAWGLGYFGQPHIITRFMALRSPDDVPKAKFIGTTWMILGLYGAIFTGFAGLAFISTQDVGVLSQFGIEVVNNEAGIQVLSDPEKIFIAFSQILFDPIIAGILLAAILSAIMSTIDSQLLVSSSAVAEDFYKAILRKEASEKELVWIGRFAVLVIAIIATLLASNPDSSVLSLVSYAWAGFGGAFGPIIILSLFWKGMTRNGALAGIIVGALTVIIWGDFLSGGIFDLYEIVPAFILNLIASVVVSLLGKPSNEMVEEFEKAKSNY from the coding sequence ATGACTGGCGCAACTTTAATTACGTTTATTGTTTATTTAATTGGTATGTTATTAATTGGTGTCGTATCTTATCGACTAACGAGTAATTTATCAGATTATGTTTTAGGAGGAAGACGTTTAGGACCTGGTGTAGCAGCGTTAAGTGCTGGGGCATCGGATATGAGTGGTTGGTTACTACTTGGTCTTCCTGGAGCTGTATATGCAGCAGGTATGTCGGAAGCATGGATGGCAATTGGTTTATCCATCGGTGCCTATTTAAACTGGCAGTTTGTAGCACGTCCTTTACGTGTGTACACAGAGGTTTCGAATAACTCCATCACAATCCCTGACTTCTTAGAAAATCGTTTCCGCGATAAATCTCACATTCTTCGGGTGATTTCAGCACTCGTCATTTTGTTATTTTTCACATTTTATACATCATCCGGTATGGTTGGTGGCGCAAAGCTATTTGAAGCGTCCTTTGGTTTATCGTATAACCAAGCATTGTGGATTGGTGCTATTGTTATTGTATCCTATACATTCCTAGGTGGTTTCCTAGCTGTTAGTTGGACGGACTTTATTCAAGGTATTTTAATGTTCTTAGCACTTATCGTAGTTCCAATTCGTGCAATCTTTGTCATTGGTGGCTGGGATGCAACGGTTCAAGCGGTTGGTAATATTGACCCTAGTCACTTAAACATGGTAGCTGGTGTCGGTGGTTTAGCCATCGTGTCTTCCATGGCGTGGGGACTTGGATATTTCGGTCAACCACATATCATAACTCGTTTTATGGCGTTACGTTCGCCTGATGATGTTCCAAAAGCGAAATTCATCGGTACAACTTGGATGATTTTAGGTCTTTATGGAGCTATCTTCACTGGTTTTGCAGGATTAGCTTTCATCAGCACACAAGATGTTGGAGTACTTTCTCAGTTCGGTATTGAGGTTGTAAACAATGAAGCTGGCATACAAGTGCTGAGCGATCCAGAGAAAATCTTTATTGCATTTTCCCAAATTTTATTTGACCCAATCATTGCAGGTATTTTATTAGCAGCTATTTTGTCTGCCATCATGAGTACGATTGACTCCCAGTTGCTTGTATCTTCTTCTGCGGTTGCGGAAGATTTCTATAAAGCGATCTTAAGAAAAGAAGCTTCTGAAAAAGAATTAGTTTGGATTGGTCGTTTTGCAGTACTTGTCATTGCGATTATAGCAACCTTACTAGCATCAAATCCAGATAGTTCTGTATTATCACTAGTAAGCTATGCGTGGGCTGGTTTTGGTGGTGCGTTTGGACCAATCATCATCCTGTCCCTATTCTGGAAAGGCATGACGAGAAATGGTGCCTTAGCCGGTATTATTGTCGGTGCCTTAACGGTTATTATTTGGGGAGATTTCCTATCAGGTGGAATTTTCGACCTTTATGAAATCGTTCCTGCCTTCATCTTGAACCTAATAGCTTCTGTTGTGGTGAGTTTACTAGGTAAACCATCTAACGAAATGGTGGAAGAGTTCGAAAAAGCAAAATCAAACTATTAA